Within Oceanicoccus sp. KOV_DT_Chl, the genomic segment ACTTCCCTCTTTGACCAACAACTGACTGTTGTGGCCATAAGCACTCAGATAATGATCATCATGTTTAATGATTAACAACTTACCGTAACCCACCAAACCACTTCCAGCGTAAACAACTTTTCCGCTGTTGGCAGCATGTACAGGCTCTCCCAATTTGCCATGAATATCAATACCTTTATGAACATTGCTTGAGTGACTGTAAGCGCGCACTACTTTACCCCGCGCAGGCCAGCGCCAAACAAATGGATAGTCTTTTTTACTTAAGCCGGTAAGGTCAGATGATACTTTCGTCGTTGTTGTTTTTTCTATTAACGGAGCGGACTTGGCTGACATATTTTGCGACTTAGCTGAAGTGTTAGTCGCGGCAACAGAGTTTACTGCGGAGGTGGATTTTACGGCGCGGGGAGTATCCGCCAGAAGAATTTTTTGACCGGGATAAATAGTATAGGGCGAACTCACACCGTTAGTACTCGCTAACCCCCTAAAGTCCAAGTTATAACGCCAAGCAAGAGAATATAGGGTCTCACCACGAGAGACTATATGCGTCTCAACCTCTGGCTTAGGGCGGTCTTGCGCCTCAACCACAGGCGCATACTGCCCGCCGCCCGTACAACCCGCAAACACCAGACTGATTAAAATCAGCAGTAAAAATTGTAGATCCCGACCTTTCAAAAAGTGATCACTCTATAACCAATTGGACTATGCAAGATAGCGATGAAAAATCATTCTCTTTATTAAGTTTTGGTCTTAATAGCATGATTTTATTCAAAAAAACCATAATAGCAGAGAATCAAAATAATGCGGAAAGCAGTCGTTTTAATATATAAAAATGAATTAAAACATTATTATATATTCTAAAATATTCTAAAAAATATACGTTTATTTTCTTGCTCTAGGCCTTGGCTGCGAGCGAATCACCCCATTTCTCTAGCAAAATCACCAAAAGCAGCCCCACCAACATCAACATAAAGCAATAAACTCCCTGTGCGGGCACACCCACTAACTCAGAATAATGCCACGGCAATACGTTTTGCTGAGTCAATGCCAGACTCTCACCTTTGCTATTTTGATAGTAACTCAAGGTTTGTTTCCAGGGCCAAACCAGATTGAGGGAGCCAATCAAAAAACCCGTTAGCAAAGCCAATGTCAGATCGTGGAAGCGCCGAAATAACCAGGAGAGGAAATGAGCAAAGCTGAGCAAGCCAATGCCACACCCAGCAGCAAAAACCATTAAGGTAAGCCAATCAAAGCTCTTCACAGCAGCTAACACATGTTGGTACATCCCCATCAGCACCAAAATAAAACTGCCAGAAATACCAGGCAGAATCATCGCACAGATAGCAATCGCACCCGCCAAAAAATAAAGCAGCAAGCTCGGGGTTAACTCCGACGGTTTAATCTCGGTGATAAAACAGGCAATCAATCCTCCAAGCAGTAATACCCCCACCGTTAGCGGTTGCCACTGCTTAATCTGCCGCCCCATATGTAAAGAAGACGCCGCTATCAACCCAAAGAAAAAAGCCCACAATAACAAGGGCTGATGATCTAATAAGTAACTGATCACTCTGGCCAAAGAAACAATACTGGTGAAAACACCCAATAGCAGGGCTAGCAGAAAACCACCATTTATATAATGCCAGCACGCTTTTGGGCCTTGCTTAACCAACACCATCAGTGCCGTCGGGTTGATGGACTTAATGGCATCAAGTAGCTGTTCATAGATGCCAGTAATAAACGCAACTGTACCTCCAGACACCCCCGGCACCACATCAGCAGCCCCCATGGCAACACCGCGGATGAACACGCCAAATGCGGAGGGTTTTTCTGCACTACTCATAGTTACTCCAAATCGCGGTTTCAGGCCGTCTTATTTAAAACGTGACCACTTAACCGCTAACTTATAACCCCGGACTTCAGTGGCACAAAGAAAGCTGGCTCTACTACGGTCGTAGTTACGCCTTCTTCTGTTTTAACCACTAACATTAATTGTTGTTTGAGATGATCGCCAACGGGAATAACCAAGCGTCCACCGACAGCAAGCTGAGCGATCAACTCTTCAGGCACTCGCTCTGGTGCGGCGGTAGAAATAATGCCATCGAAAGGGCCTTTGTCCGGCCAACCAAAGCCACCATCGGCATGTTTTAGGTGCACATTACGAGCGCCTAAAGTGCGCAATCGCTGTCGCGCCTTCTCTTGTAACGGCTTAATTCGTTCAACGCTGTAAACCCGCTCTACTAATTGCGCCAATACGGTGGTCTGGTAACCTGAGCCAGTGCCAACTTCTAACACACGCTTTAAGGGGGCGTCAGCCAATAACAACTCGGTCATTCTGGCGACAGTATAGGGTTGCGAGAGTGTTTGCTGAAAACCTATCGGTAAAGCGTCATCTTCATAGGCTCTATGGGCTAGCGCTTCATCAAGAAAAATATGGCGAGGCGTAGTGCGCATAACATCCAGCACTTCAAAATTGCTTATACCCTGGTTACACAGACGCTGAACCAGACGATCACGGGTTCGCTGCGAGGTCATGCCAATCCCAGCGAGATTTAACTTAGTCACCCATAACTCCTAACATTATTATTGTGTATCAAGCTCAGGCTTCCCTACCTGCTACTTGATAGTTTAGCAATTCTCGCATAACAGCAGTAGCGAAACAGCCACTTGTTAGCGAAAAACGACACTCTAAAACATCAGCATCCAGTTGGTATTCAAAATTTTCAGGTATTAATCGCAGGGCGCGGCGCTCAGCTTTCAAGCCCGCTTTTTCCAAACCGGCAAGTAGCTGCGGATAGCTATCAAATAAAGCTTGTTCCAACACCGCCACTTGTTGCTGGCAATGCTTATTACCCTGCCCAGGCTTACCATATAGCGGACCTGTTAGATGAATATCCCCATCTAACAACCGTTGCGCAAGTTCAGGATCATCATCTTGCGGAAAGACACTATGGCTACCCGCTAGCATTAACAATTCACCCCCAAGCAACTTATTCCACTGTTGATTAGCAACCCGCTGCGATAACAACTGATTAAATAACCATGAGCGAGCTGCTGATAAATAAATACCTTGCTGGTGCCGCTTAGGTTTGAACTCACCCGCAAACCACTGCTGTGCTTTGCGTAAATTAGCACCATCAAAACCAAAGCGCTGCTCACCAAAGTAGTTAGGTACACCAGTGCCTGTAATGGCAGCAATACGCTGTGTGAGTGAATCCGTAGCGCCCTGTAAATTTCTGGCGGTAATTACAAAACGATTACCCCGATGAACACCACGACGTAATTTCCTTAAATGCCTGGTCGATGTTAACAATTTAATTTGGGGAGAATTAATCGCCTGCCAATCTATATTATCTGCACCAGGTAAATGTACGCTAAACCACTGCCGCGTGATTGCATTTTTATCTTTCATACCGGAGAAGCTGACTTGTCTGGCAGCTACATTTGCCAATTTAGCTAAAGCATCGGCAACTTGCTGGGTATTCAAAGCGGTTTTTTCTACCCACAGAAAAACATGTTCACCTTCACCTTCAGGCTCAAATCCCAAAATTTCTTCTACCCGAAAGTCTGCCGGCTGCTGACGAATAATCGCCATTAGCTCCGGCCGTCCATTGGCATAGGCCAGCGGCGTCAGAGATAAGTGTTCCGCAGGATAATTTAGCTCAGTCACAAATTTTTAGCTTCTAATAACACCACCGCATAAACTGCAATGCCTTCCTTACGACCAGCAAAGCCCATGTATTCAGTAGTGGTCGCTTTCACATTCACCTGCTCAATATCAACAGCTAAATCTGCCGCTATATTAGTCCGCATTGCAACTATATGCGGCGCCATTTTCGGGGCTT encodes:
- a CDS encoding peptidoglycan DD-metalloendopeptidase family protein; translated protein: MKGRDLQFLLLILISLVFAGCTGGGQYAPVVEAQDRPKPEVETHIVSRGETLYSLAWRYNLDFRGLASTNGVSSPYTIYPGQKILLADTPRAVKSTSAVNSVAATNTSAKSQNMSAKSAPLIEKTTTTKVSSDLTGLSKKDYPFVWRWPARGKVVRAYSHSSNVHKGIDIHGKLGEPVHAANSGKVVYAGSGLVGYGKLLIIKHDDHYLSAYGHNSQLLVKEGSLIKVGQQIAKFGDTGTDKVKLHFEIRRDGKPINPLGLLPK
- a CDS encoding DUF368 domain-containing protein; amino-acid sequence: MSSAEKPSAFGVFIRGVAMGAADVVPGVSGGTVAFITGIYEQLLDAIKSINPTALMVLVKQGPKACWHYINGGFLLALLLGVFTSIVSLARVISYLLDHQPLLLWAFFFGLIAASSLHMGRQIKQWQPLTVGVLLLGGLIACFITEIKPSELTPSLLLYFLAGAIAICAMILPGISGSFILVLMGMYQHVLAAVKSFDWLTLMVFAAGCGIGLLSFAHFLSWLFRRFHDLTLALLTGFLIGSLNLVWPWKQTLSYYQNSKGESLALTQQNVLPWHYSELVGVPAQGVYCFMLMLVGLLLVILLEKWGDSLAAKA
- a CDS encoding protein-L-isoaspartate(D-aspartate) O-methyltransferase, with protein sequence MTKLNLAGIGMTSQRTRDRLVQRLCNQGISNFEVLDVMRTTPRHIFLDEALAHRAYEDDALPIGFQQTLSQPYTVARMTELLLADAPLKRVLEVGTGSGYQTTVLAQLVERVYSVERIKPLQEKARQRLRTLGARNVHLKHADGGFGWPDKGPFDGIISTAAPERVPEELIAQLAVGGRLVIPVGDHLKQQLMLVVKTEEGVTTTVVEPAFFVPLKSGVIS
- the truD gene encoding tRNA pseudouridine(13) synthase TruD, with the protein product MTELNYPAEHLSLTPLAYANGRPELMAIIRQQPADFRVEEILGFEPEGEGEHVFLWVEKTALNTQQVADALAKLANVAARQVSFSGMKDKNAITRQWFSVHLPGADNIDWQAINSPQIKLLTSTRHLRKLRRGVHRGNRFVITARNLQGATDSLTQRIAAITGTGVPNYFGEQRFGFDGANLRKAQQWFAGEFKPKRHQQGIYLSAARSWLFNQLLSQRVANQQWNKLLGGELLMLAGSHSVFPQDDDPELAQRLLDGDIHLTGPLYGKPGQGNKHCQQQVAVLEQALFDSYPQLLAGLEKAGLKAERRALRLIPENFEYQLDADVLECRFSLTSGCFATAVMRELLNYQVAGREA